Proteins co-encoded in one Capnocytophaga ochracea DSM 7271 genomic window:
- a CDS encoding GatB/YqeY domain-containing protein: MSLQTKVMEALKEAMKAKDTVALESLRAIKSAILLAKTEAGAAEELSEADELKLLQKLVKQRKDSAALYAQQGRNDLAEPELAQMAVIEKFLPAQLSEAEVETALRGIINQVGATTPKDMGKVMGVATKQLAGKADGKLISEIVKRLLS; encoded by the coding sequence ATGAGTTTACAAACTAAAGTAATGGAGGCTCTCAAAGAAGCGATGAAAGCCAAGGACACAGTGGCATTAGAATCGTTGAGAGCTATTAAATCGGCTATTTTGTTAGCCAAAACAGAAGCAGGGGCTGCCGAAGAACTTTCGGAAGCTGATGAACTTAAACTGTTACAAAAATTAGTAAAACAGCGCAAGGACAGTGCGGCTTTGTACGCACAACAAGGTAGGAATGACTTAGCTGAGCCTGAATTAGCCCAAATGGCGGTGATAGAGAAGTTCTTACCGGCTCAACTCAGTGAAGCAGAAGTAGAAACTGCTCTGAGAGGGATTATTAACCAAGTGGGTGCTACTACGCCTAAGGATATGGGCAAGGTAATGGGTGTAGCCACCAAACAATTGGCAGGTAAAGCTGATGGCAAGCTCATTTCGGAGATTGTAAAGAGATTATTGTCTTAG